DNA sequence from the Nicotiana tomentosiformis chromosome 3, ASM39032v3, whole genome shotgun sequence genome:
aatagaaaccccaaattgattttgaatttcagcgtggaaggtctggaaaatagaaaacaactcagatcgattttttatcaaaaatatccaagtgcacctggaataatcatcaatgaaactgacaaagtagcggaatcctaaggtggaactgacccgactaggaccccaaacatctgaatggactaaagtaaaaggtgactctgctcgattatcaagacgccgagggaaatgggagcgggtatgcttaccgagctgacatgactcacactctagagctgacaagtgagataaaccagataccattttctgaagttttgacaaactgggatgtcctaaccgtttatgtaataaatctggtgaatcagtaacatgataagttgtagaaggaagacaagatgtgagttcatgtgatttagcaagaataaggtaataaagtccgtttgattcacgcccggtacTAATGATCCaccccgtactgcgttcctgtataaaaacatggtcatcaagaaataaaacaacgcatttaagtgatttggctaagcgactaacaactatgagattagaaggactattgggaacataaaggactgaatctaaaggtaaggaaggaagtgggcttgcttgacctattgcagttgccatgatttgagacccattggccattgtgacttttggaagagattgagaatacgaaatagtagtgaaaagagatttgttaccagaaatatgatctgatgcacatgaatcaatgacccaagacttaGAGGAcgaagattgggagaaacaagtcacgctattacctgtttgaacaacagaagctatctcagaagatgtctgcttacatgctttatactgaaggaactcaatatactctGCTAAAGAAGCCATCCGACaattcaaagcatcggttcccatgtcgctacaatttgtagcagtagggttaacttgaaatagtggaaataaataactcctgtgagaaaactgaagaaatagcttgaaaaaacactgtttacagcaggaaaacaGAACACTGTTCTGTGCCGGAAACACTATTTCACGCcggaaacactgtagctcgccggaaaatttcaaagttgtcggaatttgttgtaaccaggatggatagactcggaattcctttgtgagcaagctgtcctgaagaaatattttcaaaaaatggccagaaaggtcactgttcacgccggaaaaatataaaagtggccggaatttgatttgaattagatgggtaggttcggaattttgaggagagcacactgtcctgaagaagcttcACGAAAAAATTGCCGGAAAGTGGCCGGAACCCTCGTCGGAAAAGTTGTTGCCGCCGCGTGGAGGAGCGTGGcggcttttctgccggataaaatttcaggggttggtagtcggagggtgatctacctcgtggtggtgttggttttagcacaacaccgacagaaagtgacttttacttagacaagccttaggtcaccggaaaaattacacgatgactaagttctttcttcccggttaacgctggaatgacgcacaacgatcttttctcactaatgctctgataccatgtgagaaggcacgggagaaaatatgttattgatattagatgataaatacaatacaagaggtccctatttatagctatacactacaaggagatattactcctcttccaatgtgggacaagactacactatacatatctataaactaacaaGAGTCATTAGACCTTTGGCTAATAGTTCAGTTGTTCCTAGAGGAATTCACTCTGGGCATCCAAAAAAAGGGAGGGCTGTATCAGTGCCTGGGAGAATTATCCATCCCTCTAATAGAAGCTGATGATGTGAACTTAGAGCTCTTATCCCTCTTTCTAGATCATCTTGCTACACGCCATCTGTCAAAATGTTAAATGTGTTGCTTATCTCAGATATCTGCTCGCCAGGCAAGTTGACAGTTAGCACTTCCTTTCCTCTTTAAGACTCTTCAATTTCTCGCCAAATTGTCCACATCATTGTTGGAAATGTCACTTCCCAAGCAATGTCTCTATTTCTTCTTGTAATTCTGTCGCGACTCTGGAAAATGGTTCTTCATGTTTCCTTGCATACTCAACTGATATCTCTCATGTTTAGCATCTTATTCCATGCCCTTGCTACAGTGTAACTTTGAGAAATAAGTAGAAGAGTTTGGTGGAATGCATCAAAACAATATCTTACGCCTGAATGCTTCTATATGCACTCTTTACTATGCTTTTTTAAAGGTAAAATAACTTTATTATGATTGTAATTAGTTTGGAAAACAAGCTGTATAACCATAAAGTAGAAAATCCGCAAAAAAGATGATTCTCTATAAAAGATACCCAATCTCCTTACAAACTGGATTCTAATTGGTGCACCAAAAAGAAATTAGAGGTAATATTCATCAATGTACACAATCACTTTCTATCCCTTCAACAGCTCTCATATTTCTATCCCTTTAAAGGAAGGACATAAGAGCTAGTGGAGCAATATCCCACACCTTTGTCTTCTCTCCCTTCTTCTGAAAGCACAACTTAATATTGCCTCCTTCACTGTGCCTGACATCCTCCATTGTAAGCCGAACCATTTCAAAATCTCCCACCATAACTGATATGCTACATATAATGCAAAAGGAGATGATCTATATCTTTACACGAAGTGTTATACATAAAAAACCAACTGACATATGTAATCCTCCTCGTTCTAGTTTCGCTGTTGAGATCACTCCTCTTACTGTCAACCAAGCCAAAAAACATACCTTTCTGGTGTCCCAGCCAAATTGATTGATACAGGGATGCTAGTTCTTCTCTAACCAAAAGCTTATGGTAATACGACTTAACTGAGAGCCTCCTGTTGATCCCAACCCCATCTCCATTAGTCCTGTTTGACAAGCAATGCGTTTACCTTGTAGAACATTTCAAATAGGCTTTCAAGTTCATCTATCTCCCAATCTTGAAGACACTCCTCCTATACTTCAAGTCCCATTGAATTCCTCCTCATGCATCCTTCTTACCCGCTGTTCTGTCATTTCTTTCCGTAGATGTTTGGAAATGTGTGAATCAACCACACCACATGTGCTTCCAAAAATTGCCCCTAGTTCCATCCCCAACCCTAAATATGACTTATCCGCTGAACTCGTCCCATCCCTTCATAATATTCCTCCACAGGCTGCTCCCAAAAGGAAAATGTGTTTTAAGTCCTCGGCCCCATCCACCTTTCATGTTTTTCTGCTATTACCCCCTCCATAGAGCTTGTTCCTCGATCTCAAATCTCTATGTAGAGCCTTGCTGAAAACATGAAGATCTATCCGTGAGGCCTCCCCATCTCTTTGGTGTCGTTACTCTCTCCCATCTGACTAAGTGAAGCTTCGGAGCCCCCTTTCCTTACTCCCATAAGCAGTTCCTTTGGAGTCTCTCTAATTTATATGAATACTAACCAATGCTTGTAGCGGTGACATGAAGCATGTCGGAATAGTCGACAAAACACTCTGTACTCCCTTCCTCCCTTTTGACAAATAGTTCCTCTGCCATCCTGCTAATCtcttttcaactctttcaatCATCACTTTTCACTGTGTTTGGTCCTTGTTAGACGCACACAAGGCACACCAAGATGTATAGTGGGTAGAGCTCCAAATCGATATGGTCCACTGCGCCGCCCACTCACATGATCTCATACTTTGTGAGGTTTATCTTCAGATCTTGATACTATCTCATACCATATTGGGTTAATGTCTGCATCACAAACACTAATGTGTTGTCCGCGAACAAGTAGTGGGTAAATTGGCTCCCATCACTGTCGAGAAGTCCCTCAAGTATCCACCTACAACTGCTTTGTCCATCATTTTTGTTCCAGTAGTATCAAAGTCAATGTGCCCTGCAGTCTGAGTCCCCTCGGACTGCCAAAGACACCGCATGGACTGCCATTCACCGCAACCAAGTTCTATCTGACTATTGATAAGCAGAACTTGATCCACCTCAATCAATGAAGTTATTTTGACCCCAATTTACCATCATACATCTTTTACATGTGGATTCATGCTAGTAGGTATTGCTAATTGAGCATCTTTTAATGATCACTTGCAAATCATGATtgctattgttattatatttCCTATGGGTTTATCACTTCAACCAATTACTAACTTTCTTACAATTCTGCAATTAAATTTTTAGATATTATTATAATCGAAGGACAAGAATCTCTAGCTGGGAGAAACCTCTAGAGCTGATGACAGATATGGAGGTGAGGTCACTTGTCAGCCAGCTTTTAGTCTTTTGCTTTATgcagacaagagtgggttgctctagtggtaagcaccctccacttccaactaagaggttgtgagttcgagtcaccccaagagcaagttggggagttcttggagggagggagccgagggtttaTCGTAatcagcctctctaccctagggtaggggtaaggtctgcgtacacactaccctccccagaccccactagtgggattatactgggttgttgttgttgttgttgctttatGCAGATAGTGACAGTTTAGTTTTATCCAATTTCTTGTACTTAAAAAAAAAGTTTTATCCTATTCTTGAAGTATGAAGCTTAACACTCTTTCTTTCCTGAACATCTGTGATTTCTGCATAATGTTCGGAGAGAGAGAGCAGATCTCTCTGATCTTGCTATACTATGTAGTCTTCAATTGGGATATTCATTTGCCTTTTGTTTCCAGTATAGCTATAAAAGATTTTGTATTTTCCACTATTGTTCTAAAAGATGTGTGTTAAGCATATGCAATACATGattattttgggccatttttttACCAGCAATTTTTTTGTCTTGATTAATGTAATGTCATTGTTACTCTATAGCTAGATGGGGAGTGGAAACTTGATGTAAGACTGAGGTTCACTCTTCACATTCTGGTTTACAGAAGAGTAGTTTGGCTGGTGGGGAGATTTTTGGACTTTGATTGTTTAAGGTGAGGGACAAATATTAAGGGACTAAGAGCTGGAGGTATAAGGAAGTCTGAACACTTGCAAGTTACAAAGCAGTAATGTTACTATTCAAAGCGTAAAATTTTATCCTATTGAAATAAATATGCACAAAACATGGAAGAAGTAAAAAAGTGGAAGAATGATAATTTAGGATTTTGCCAAGACCCCAAAAATTAATCTGTTGAGGATGGTCCCAAATCACAAATAAACTTTATAAACTTTTGGAAATTAATTCAAGTGTTCTAGGACTGAGTTGAATCATAAATGGATATAAGCAACAAGCTTCTTTGACTAGTACTTTAAGATGAGGCTACACAATGCACGTTTTCTTTGGATCTATTTGCCTAAATATGTGTCATACAATGAGAAACCATAGGTGTCTTGACTTTCTTCTCTTTGGAGGGAACATATGATATATCCTCGGAGTTACCTTCATTCTTTGTTCCTAAAACTTGAGCAATTAGCTGTTATTATGATGTGCAGCTTATAAACTAGAAGATCAAACAATAAATATAGAAGTGACAGATGTATGAAACACAACCTGCCAAGTTTCATTAGCTGGCTTGCATTCTGACACTTGCTTTTAGTCCTTTGTATCTTAATATCAATATTAAAATGTGTGCTTGGATTAGGTATTCTtttaagagcttgagttccttCCTCTAGTCACTCTGATGGGATTGTTAAAATGTGAGGAAATCTCGTTATATTCCTTCTATTGTCAAAGAGAAACTGTAGAAAAGTGTCAAAATTTGTTGGAGTTGTAAGGACAAAGCACAGTTAAAGTATGAGCTTTAGCAAAGAAAGGCGCCAATCAAGAATATATACAAATAGTTAATTATTTGCAGAATATATCTGGACCCCCTTGAACTTAGCACATTTTGTTCAGTGCACACCTGAACTAATTTTGGTTCTAATTACTCCCTGAACTTCGCATTTGATAGCCTCGACCCTCCGGGATGCTGATGTGGCAAAAACCATAAATACACTCTCTTTTAGGCCATGGATGGGAAAAAAAGAAATTAGCTTTCAAGTGGGGTATTTTCCAACTATTATTGCCACATAATAAAATACAATGATTTATTTGTTCCTATTGTATTTCTCCTTGTTTCTTCTTAATATACATGGCGTATTTTATCCCAATTGTGTTTGTTTCCTCTTTAGATACAGTGGTTATTTGTTCCAACTGTGTAAATCCTCTTTTTTCTTTTCGGGCCAAATCAAACTTCATTAGTTGAGCTAAATAAAAAGAAGGTTTAGCCAAAGCAATGGAGTTCAAAGAGTGTACTTTCTAGAGAAAGAAAAAGATTGTGTATTTTTTCCTCATGCAATAGCTATTTGTTTtaactatttattatttttttgggtcAAATTTGTAAAACATTTGGTTGGAATTTCATTATTTTTTTGCTAATGCAATGGAGTTCAAACCGTGCATTTTCTAGagaaagaataatttctttttttcATGCAATAGTTATTTGTTTtaactatatatttatttttttggggTCAAATTTGTAAAACATTTGGTtagaattttattatttttagccaaaaTAATGGAGTTCGTTTGcgtatttctttttatttcttctttagatGCAATTTTTTTTTGGTCAAGTATGTAAAAATAACTTAGATTAGAATATCATTATCTTTAGCCAAACAAAACAATTGTAGCCAAAACAATGTTGTTCTAAGTTTTTTTACATATATGGCCCGAAAAAGATGATCCATGTAATTGGTGGGTTTAAAAGGATAAAAAAATATACTTTCAAAGATTGTCTTTGCCTTctcagaaaaagaagaagaaaaattcatTATAATTCTAAACGTTTTTGCTAATTTTTatacttagggtgtgtttggtataaatGTTTTTCAACTTTCCCATGTTTGGTTAGCTTAAAtgttatgaaaaaatatttttcttgtgaaatcatttttctccttaccccacttgtgggattccacTGGGTTGTCGTTGAAATCATTTTTCTCCAAATGGTGGAAAATGACTTCCCTACCAAGAggagggaaaacattttccaaggCTCTCTTTCAACTTTCCCCATCCCACCCTTACCCCCCCAATCCACACCCTTGCCACCCCCTATCCCCGGAGCCTTGACCTACCACACTGTACCTCGACCTCGCCCGGACCTACCCCCACCATGGCACCCTCCGCCCACCCTCTAACTCCCCGCCCTGACCAACCTCCCCCTTCCTGGCCCACCGCCCACTTCCCCTAcccaatttggtcaagggcaacTTTCAAGTGGAGGGCAAACGTAAACCATTTGGACCCATATTAGTCCGAACATTAAACTTGGGATAAATATTAACAATTTTCTAAAGTATAGGTGTAAATATGATCATTTTCTTTTTTAATGATTCTGTTAGCTGAATTGAAAACAAGGGCAAATGTGTGCCAGTTGTGTAACGACGAGGGTATGATTGACTAGGGCTGCTTATcaggcggattgggcggttatttactcttaacggtttggcttatcggttatcggcttttaaatatattaatccgctagccacccgataagatatcaggcggattggtatcggtttagctcttatcgggcggttatcgggcggtttatcggattATTTGCTGACCGCtgtgactcaaaataaaattcatatgctcagcagactacattccagtctatagaatatgacacctaagaagagagctaaaTAGAAGAAATATAGAGCTACATTCTAGCGTATTTCCCAGTAGAATCATCTCTGGGGATGAGCCTATTAACAACTTATAACTAtcagaagaaatagaagagaacactgggtataacacatgacatcaaaattatctaatagtaactaactggaatagtaaattataactaaatgtctaatagtaaattagtaatagatagagtactggaagtggaagaagggtttttgattatttaatatatatatggatcaaaataaattttatatacatatatatatatatatatatatatatatattttcttaacgggttaacggattatccgttaagaaaattgaataatccgcccccaaaccgataagccgttaataaaaaaatttcaatccgttccccgtccgttaaaccgttaaaccgataccaataagccattaagcttcggttttggttcggttttcggtttcggttcgattttgaacacccctatgATTGACCCCAACTTTAAAGGAGGGTAAAAGTAGACCATTTCACAAACCACAAGGGCAATTTGaaccttttcctttttctcttttgaAGTTTGGCAGGGGATATCAATAACCTCCGACTGGTGTTAATGTCATTGTTTTCTTATTCAACATTTGAATTTGCATGTTTTCTTTGGTTTTTGATTATAGCTTGTTTGAGGGCTGTCTTTCTTGATGCATATGTTATTTTGAACCACTGCACGCATGCTTCCATGTTCCATCCTGGACTGTACAGCTGGAAGTTACTGATATCTATTCCTGAGATACTGTATGTTCAGCTTTTTGACTTGATCTGCGTTCATTCTGTTTTCATTGGGGACAGAGGGCGGATGCATCAACTGACTGGAGAGAATTTACAAGTCCTCAGGGAAAAAAGTGTGTAACTTATATAGGTTCTTCTTGTCCTTGTTCTGGTTGTTCTTTTACAGTGTGGATACTTTTGTGTGTTATTTATGCATAATGCTGATTGCTTTGATTATTCTCTACAGGTATTACTACAACAAGGTTACTAGAAAGTCAAAATGGAAAATGCCTGATGAAGTCAAGGTGATGTTAAATTTTAAATCCAATATGGATTTTTCATTGCTTTAAATTCCATGATAAAAAAAGAGGAAACTATTCTGTTTTGTTGTATCTGTTTCTCAAAAATCTATTATTTATGCATCCACAGTTGGCTCGTCAGGGTATGAAAGTGGATTTAGTCAAGGGATTGGGAAAAGAAAGGGACAGTATTTCACACGCTTCTGATTTTGGATCCATTTCTGGTGTGAAAACATCATCCCCCAGTGCAAATGGTTCACTAGTCTCAGCACAAGGAGCTATGTCAAGCCCAATTGCTGTGGCACCAGTTTCTAACTTACCAACTATTGTGGCTTCAGAATCATCAAGTTTATCTGGTAATATTTCTTCCCTGACGATTGGTGCAGTCGAAATGCAGAATTCTTTGGAACCTGCCTCGCCAGCTGTTGCTACTTCAGAGAAAAATGGAACAGCAGTAACCTTGGAAAATTCTGTTGCAACACCAGTGTATGCTAGAAAGATTCATATGTTTCAGATTAAATTTGCCTCTGGCTTGTGTTGCTATCATATTTGGACTTCAATTTTTGCAGGACTAGTTCTGAGTTTCCTTCAGCTCAGGACTCAATAGTGTATGAAGATGGAGTTTCTCTGGAAAATACGGAGGTACTTTGCCTTTTTGAAATAATTATGCGATTAGGTAAGTACTAGTGGTTAAAACCCTAAGAAAGCTTTTATTAGCTGGATGTTGATCCAACAATGTACTGCAGTTGTTAGTCAATTGCTAACAGGTAAAGATTATGCTCCAATGAGTTTTTCTCTTCTGTACTTTGTGCTTGATGTTGTGCCTTAAATGCAGGAAGTTAAGAAAGATGCTACGATATCTGAAACAGGCAGTGTTACTCCATCAGAAGAGAAAACAGTTGAGCCGGGACCATTAGTTTATGAGAGCAAAGCGGTAAATTTAATTGTTTTTCCGTTTTTCTCCCTTTGTTGTAtgttctgaaaatttctcttaCTCCTATTCTCCTGTTTAAGTATCTGAGCTTTATTACCTCGAGTTATTGCTTACATTGCTTGTTATGATATCCTTTTGCATATTGTCTTCAACTCTTGGCTGCTAAATTCAGGAGGCAAAGAGTGCATTCAAAATTCTTCTAGAGTCTGCAAATATTGGGTCTGACTGGACGTGGGATCAGGTTTATTACTTGCTTTGTTTTGTGCATGCGGAATAATTGAGGAAGATCATTTGATATGAATTGTATTTGTCAGGCAATGAGAGCAATAATCAATGACCGGAGATATGGTGCTCTAAAATCTCTTGGTGAGCGGAAGCAAGCTTTTAATGAGGTATCTCTCCTAGTAGGCATTTGATGATGATGCAGTTGATGGAAAATTTTCCCTTTCCAGTTGATGTTTTGGTTACATAACAAATATCTGGAATGGGTCAATTGCTGCTTCAATGTTTCAGCATACTGTACTTAAAAAAGTATAAGATCTATAGCTTAATATGTAAGTTCTGTGTTCTGTTCCAGTATCTGAGCCATAAGAAAAAACTGGAAGCTGAAGAGAGACGTGTTAAACAGAAGAAAGCTCGGGAAGATTTCAGGATAATGTTAGAAGTAAGCGAAATGTTCTTTTTATGATTTTCTTTTGTGAGTTTCTTCCATTTGATATATCTTAATGTGTAAGACACTTGGTATATTTcacttatttaaaaaaaaaaagatttgatTTTCACAACAATTGCTGTTATTTTTCAATCTTCCACAGGAGTGCAAGGAGCTGGCACCATCTACAAGATGGAGGTTTGTCTTTCATTTGTAATGCTAAGTTGTATGCTGCTGGTTTTCTGTTCTTGATCATTGTTTGTATTTTTTGTGTACCTTGAATTTGCTCCATCATTTGTGCAAGTTCAGTTTGATCCACTAACTATCTGCTATTGATTATTCAGTAAGGCAATCTCCATATTCGAACATGATGAACGTTTTAAAGCTGTTGAACGAGCAAAAGATCGTGAGGACCTTTTTGAAGATTATATGGAGAAACTTGAGAAAAAGGTGAATCTTCTTCCACAGAGTTAGTAAAGGAAGGCACTTACAAGAAGTTGTGGATTTCCCTTGTGTCAATCAATTCTTGTCTGCTTGTATTTGTTAGAATCCAGCATTGGTTAAGTTGCAGGCTGTTATTTCCTTGTATGATCTTGGACAAGCCTCACTAATTGAGTTAGCCTTTCATGTTGAGTTAGGCAAGCCACAAGGTCCATTATCTTAAACATGGTATTAGAGGCAGATTTATTCTGATGCTAGACTATTCATTGTTAGCCCACCAAGGTTACTCAACGCCCCAAATGTCCAGTCTTGGGTGTGCAATTAATGTGTTAGAATCCCACATCGGTTGGGCTTATGGGTTGTAGTTTCCTTTATATGGTCTTGGACAATCTTAAACATGGTTTAAGAGGCAGACCTATCCTGATGCTAGACTATTCAATATTAGCCACGTAGGTTACTCGATGCTCTGTCCAGTCTTGGGCATGCGATTAATGTGTTAGAATCCCTCATCAGTTAGGTGTATGGGCTGTAGTTTCCTTATATGGTCTTGGACAATTCTCCCCACCTTAGCTTTCAGAATTGAGTTAGGTTCTCGGTTCATTACCTCAACAATATTCATTCCATTCCCTCTGCAAAACGTCTTTTAATTTGTTacccttttttttttggtttaaagAGGGAAAAAATAAGTGTTCTAAAGTTTCAACTTAAAATCTAGTGTTCATTGAATAAATTTTAAATGGGTTCTCAAGGGGCGACAGCATTTTAAATTTGTTCACCAATGAATTCCAATCTAAACAGACTTTTAATTGGTATTTCTGCACACACTTTCTTATCTTCACTCTTCCGTCTTTCCTGTACTGAATGGAATTTTGCTTGAATCGAAACCATGACACGCTTCTTTCTCCCTCCCTCTGCTGATCCCTTTCGCCCCAAAAAATAGAAGAAGCTTTTCAATACTTTCATGCAAGTGTAGATGATGTCCCTTTTTAGAAGTGGTCTGCTTTAAAGAGAAATTTTATCTTATTACTTTGTACTGAATCTTTTTTAGGAGCGTGCAAGGGCATTGGAGGAGCAGAAGCGCAACAGAGTGGagtatttagaatttttaaaaTCCTGTGACTTTATTAAGGTATTTGTCCCAGTGGAATTAGCACCAGTTCCTATATTATGTTTTTCCATTTCCAGGAGGTAGAACTTTCTTTTGTTGCTGACTTCTTTTGTTCAGGCCAGCAGCCAGTGGCGGAAAGTTCAGGACcgcttagaagatgatgaaagaTGCTCTTGCCTTGAGAAAATTGACCGTTTGGAGATTTTCCAGGTAGTTCTTATTTTTCTTACTCAAACAATTTTTTTAACATCTCATTTTGTAAGCACCAGCATTGAAGTTATGTtgcaaccttttttttttttttttgcttttctgTACATTAGGAATATATACGTGATTTAGAGAGGGAAGAGGAGGAGCACAGGAAACTGCGGATGGTATATTGTTAATTGGACTCTGGGGTTTGCCATTAAATTTACCTTTTGAGACTTTGTTTTATCTCTTTCTGACTGAACATATACCACGGATTCAAATAGGATGAATTGAGGAAAGCAGAACGTAAAAATCGTGATGAGTTCCGAAAACTGATGGAAGAGCATCTTGCTGCGGGAATACTTAATGCAAAAACTAACTGGCGTGATTATTGCATCAAGGTTATTAATTCTTTCTTACTTTCCCTGAGAGTGATTAtattcattaatttcctttttGTTTTGTGTTCTTTTTGAATTTCATAACCAAGAatttccttctttattttttgtGCTTTCAGGTCAAAGATTTACCTGCATATCAGGCTGTCTCATCAAATACCTCAGGGCCAACAGCAAAAGACTTATTTCAAGATGTTTTTGATGAGCTGGAGAAACAGGTGAACATAGGTTGCTAGTATCTCTCTAAGTAGTACATTGGCTCACAAATGTACTGGTGAAGTTTCTTGTGGCGTGGGAGATATGTTTCATGTGAATTTCTGTGGATGATAGCATTTTGCTTTTTATTGTTGATTAGTATTACCAAATCATGCTTAATTCGGCCTGATATCAAAGAGGAAAAGGAGGTACTGATGGAAATAATATTGTAGGATATGGAATTTAGAGGTTAGAGAAAAAGGACTATACTTTTGTGGCACAATTGCTATGTGAAAAGGTGTGTGCACAGATTTTCTTTTTATAAGGTTTTCATATCCTTTCCACTAGACAAACACAGATTGAATTTACAAACTGAGTGTTCTGCAGAGATCATGGTGCCAAACAACCAAATTGATTTATTAAAGCAAGCAAGGACTAAATTGGTGATATATCTGTCAACTACAGTTTGTAAGGGGATTTAACAAATCAGCCGTCATAAATTTTTTGATCTGAAGCATTTTAGTCAATTACCAGTTGAAGCCTGACATGCCTCCACGATCTTCTCTGTTTGCTCATCAATCAGAGACAGAATCTCCGACAGATTTTACTAGTGCAAGC
Encoded proteins:
- the LOC104098947 gene encoding pre-mRNA-processing protein 40A-like isoform X4, producing the protein MSLQQFQPMLPPQQAQPYVSGPSQQFQPLGHTNVAMPPQPSQIQFPQPMQQVAGRPVVGGHIMPQGPPTPHDFQRNRPVTPVQAPLQPNLPMSNNHMPGAGGPSLPLSSSYNQVNADSSSSQYQMQTHDHSFPSGGQPWMSTSNHNVNSVTNMQKTGELAAHLAVPEAVYGVDSVETALSDWIEHASRKGKKYYYNRRTRISSWEKPLELMTDMERADASTDWREFTSPQGKKYYYNKVTRKSKWKMPDEVKLARQGMKVDLVKGLGKERDSISHASDFGSISGVKTSSPSANGSLVSAQGAMSSPIAVAPVSNLPTIVASESSSLSGNISSLTIGAVEMQNSLEPASPAVATSEKNGTAVTLENSVATPVTSSEFPSAQDSIVYEDGVSLENTEEVKKDATISETGSVTPSEEKTVEPGPLVYESKAEAKSAFKILLESANIGSDWTWDQAMRAIINDRRYGALKSLGERKQAFNEYLSHKKKLEAEERRVKQKKAREDFRIMLEECKELAPSTRWSKAISIFEHDERFKAVERAKDREDLFEDYMEKLEKKERARALEEQKRNRVEYLEFLKSCDFIKASSQWRKVQDRLEDDERCSCLEKIDRLEIFQEYIRDLEREEEEHRKLRMDELRKAERKNRDEFRKLMEEHLAAGILNAKTNWRDYCIKVKDLPAYQAVSSNTSGPTAKDLFQDVFDELEKQYLDDKSRIRDAVRMAEIGLTSTWTLEDFKVAIAKDISSPPISDTNLKFVFEELLERAREREEKEAKRRKRLADEFYELLHTSKEITASSKWEDCKSIFGDRIMGEESFLLEIFDKFSSELKEKAKEKERKRQEDKARKEKERKDREKKKEKHRRDKDRGDKSRKERERTKKDGTDSDKADTYSFEEIKRLGSDRDKKHRKRHMSSFDDNENEKDHSRNSYRHDNDHKKSKQVDQHVWSSEVNSEGQHKKQKRDHRSGSHRDGDSEDHKDGEFGEDGEVR
- the LOC104098947 gene encoding pre-mRNA-processing protein 40A-like isoform X5 translates to MSLQFQPMLPPQQAQPYVSGPSQQFQPLGHTNVAMPPQPSQIQFPQPMQQVAGRPVVGGHIMPQGPPTPHDFQRNRPVTPVQAPLQPNLPMSNNHMPGAGGPSLPLSSSYNQVNADSSSSQYQMQTHDHSFPSGGQPWMSTSNHNVNSVTNMQKTGELAAHLAVPEAVYGVDSVETALSDWIEHASRKGKKYYYNRRTRISSWEKPLELMTDMERADASTDWREFTSPQGKKYYYNKVTRKSKWKMPDEVKLARQGMKVDLVKGLGKERDSISHASDFGSISGVKTSSPSANGSLVSAQGAMSSPIAVAPVSNLPTIVASESSSLSGNISSLTIGAVEMQNSLEPASPAVATSEKNGTAVTLENSVATPVTSSEFPSAQDSIVYEDGVSLENTEEVKKDATISETGSVTPSEEKTVEPGPLVYESKAEAKSAFKILLESANIGSDWTWDQAMRAIINDRRYGALKSLGERKQAFNEYLSHKKKLEAEERRVKQKKAREDFRIMLEECKELAPSTRWSKAISIFEHDERFKAVERAKDREDLFEDYMEKLEKKERARALEEQKRNRVEYLEFLKSCDFIKASSQWRKVQDRLEDDERCSCLEKIDRLEIFQEYIRDLEREEEEHRKLRMDELRKAERKNRDEFRKLMEEHLAAGILNAKTNWRDYCIKVKDLPAYQAVSSNTSGPTAKDLFQDVFDELEKQYLDDKSRIRDAVRMAEIGLTSTWTLEDFKVAIAKDISSPPISDTNLKFVFEELLERAREREEKEAKRRKRLADEFYELLHTSKEITASSKWEDCKSIFGDRIMGEESFLLEIFDKFSSELKEKAKEKERKRQEDKARKEKERKDREKKKEKHRRDKDRGDKSRKERERTKKDGTDSDKADTYSFEEIKRLGSDRDKKHRKRHMSSFDDNENEKDHSRNSYRHDNDHKKSKQVDQHVWSSEVNSEGQHKKQKRDHRSGSHRDGDSEDHKDGEFGEDGEVR